From Stigmatopora argus isolate UIUO_Sarg chromosome 14, RoL_Sarg_1.0, whole genome shotgun sequence, the proteins below share one genomic window:
- the gtpbp1 gene encoding GTP-binding protein 1 isoform X2, which yields MASIAASVHESTSALADALLPASIFAPDRGGCMDDAGDEFYDDGDVVNGEPEDRRIDFTSKMALVSPNGEQYDSLLNQLKDRMGEGSGETIYVVGIGSDGGDWGLNEKDMDASEATVRSMCAQLNSDLIPLRERTEAEGLVRDYLIRRCVGELDFLEVRVAVVGNVDAGKSTLLGVLTHGELDNGRGFARQKLFRHKHEMESGRTSSVGNDILGFDQEGQVVNKPDSHGGSLDWTKICEKSSKVITFIDLAGHEKYLKTTVFGMTGHLPDFCMLMVGSNAGIVGMTKEHLGLALALNVPVFVVVTKIDMCPANILQETLKLLQRLLKSPGCRKIPVLVQNKDDVIVTASNFSSERMCPIFQISNVTGENMELLKMFLNLLSSRTCYRDDQPAEFQIDDTYSVPGVGTVVSGTTLRGLIRLNDTMLLGPDPLGSFIPIAVKSIHRKRMPVKEVRGGQTASFALKKIKRSSIRKGMVMVSPRLNPQATWEFEAEILVLHHPTTISPRYQAMVHCGSIRQTATILSMNRDCLRTGDKASVHFRFIKTPEYLHCDQRLVFREGRTKAVGTITKLLQSTNNLPSNSKPPQIKMQSTKKMLIRKEDGTTATGDEGLSIAHLMGTSMTQPKTGGGGRRRGGQRHKGKGPNISAAAASTSATGGS from the exons ATGGCATCAATTGCAGCGTCGGTGCATGAGTCGACCTCTGCGCTTGCTGATGCTTTACTCCCCGCGAGCATATTCGCACCTGACCGGGGAGGATGCATGGACGACGCCGGGGATGAGTTCTACGATGACGGGGACGTGGTTAACGGCGAGCCCGAGGACCGACGGATTGACTTCACTAGCAAG ATGGCCCTTGTCAGTCCAAATGGAGAGCAGTATGATTCCTTACTTAACCAGCTAAAGGACAGGATGGGTGAGGGGTCTGGAGAGACCATCTACGTGGTTGGGATTGGTTCAG ATGGTGGTGATTGGGGTCTCAACGAAAAGGACATGGACGCTTCAGAGGCCACCGTGCGATCCATGTGTGCACAGCTGAACTCCGATCTGATTCCTCTCAGGGAACGGACTGAGGCGGAAGGTTTGGTTCGTGACTATTTGATCCGGCGGTGTGTCGGGGAGCTGGACTTCCTGGAGGTCAG GGTGGCAGTGGTAGGGAATGTGGATGCTGGTAAGAGTACTCTACTTGGGGTGTTAACACATGGAGAACTGGATAACGGCAGAGGCTTTGCTCGCCAGAAACTCTTCAGACATAAGCATGAGATGGAGAGTGGCAGGACAAGCAGTGTGGGCAATGATATCCTCGGATTTGACCAAGAGGGACAG GTGGTGAACAAACCAGACAGCCACGGAGGAAGTCTGGATTGGACCAAAATCTGCGAAAAGTCCTCCAAAGTGATCACCTTCATTGATCTGGCTGGGCACGAGAAATACCTCAAGACAACAGTGTTTGGAATGACTGGACACCTTCCAGATTTTTGCATGCTCATG GTTGGTAGTAATGCAGGAATTGTGGGTATGACCAAAGAACATCTGGGCCTGGCTTTGGCCCTGAACGTGCCGGTGTTTGTTGTGGTGACAAAAATTGACATGTGTCCAGCCAACATTCTGCAAG AGACATTAAAGCTGCTTCAGAGGTTGTTGAAGTCCCCTGGCTGTAGAAAAATCCCAGTCCTGGTGCAGAACAAGGACGACGTCATAGTCACTGCATCCAACTTTAGCTCTGAGAG GATGTGTCCCATTTTTCAAATCTCTAACGTGACCGGAGAAAACATGGAGTTGCTCAAGATGTTTCTCAACCTGCTTTCATCAAGGACGTGCTACAGAGACGACCAGCCAGCCGAGTTTCAGATTGACGACACCTACTCTGTACCA GGAGTTGGAACAGTCGTATCAGGAACCACTTTACGTGGTTTAATACGCCTGAACGATACCATGCTACTAGGGCCAGACCCTTTGGGCAGTTTCATTCCCATTGCTGTCAAGTCAATCCACCGCAAGAGAATGCCCGTTAAGGAAGTCCGAGGGGGTCAGACTGCATCGTTTGCGCTTAAAAAG ATCAAGCGTTCATCGATAAGGAAAGGCATGGTGATGGTATCCCCAAGGTTGAACCCACAAGCTACTTGGGAGTTTGAGGCAGAGATTCTTGTTCTACATCATCCAACTACGATATCACCCCGCTACCAGGCTATGG TCCACTGTGGTAGCATAAGGCAGACCGCCACCATACTGTCCATGAATAGAGACTGCTTACGGACAGGGGACAAGGCCTCTGTCCACTTCCGCTTTATTAAGACCCCCGAGTATCTTCATTGTGACCAGCGGCTGGTGTTCAGGGAGGGACGCACCAAGGCTGTAGGGACCATCACAAAG CTCCTGCAGTCCACCAATAATTTGCCGTCAAACTCCAAACCTCCACAGATAAAAATGCAATCCACGAAAAAGATGCTTATCCGAAAAGAAGACGGAACCACGGCAACCGGCGATGAGGGCTTATCGATAGCACACTTAATGGGCACAAGCATGACACAG CCAAAGACTGGAGGAGGtgggagaagaagaggaggtcAGCGACACAAAGGAAAAGGACCAAACATTTCGGCCGCGGCAGCTTCCACATCGGCAACGGGAGGAAGCTAA
- the gtpbp1 gene encoding GTP-binding protein 1 isoform X1 has translation MASIAASVHESTSALADALLPASIFAPDRGGCMDDAGDEFYDDGDVVNGEPEDRRIDFTSKMALVSPNGEQYDSLLNQLKDRMGEGSGETIYVVGIGSDGGDWGLNEKDMDASEATVRSMCAQLNSDLIPLRERTEAEGLVRDYLIRRCVGELDFLEVRVAVVGNVDAGKSTLLGVLTHGELDNGRGFARQKLFRHKHEMESGRTSSVGNDILGFDQEGQVVNKPDSHGGSLDWTKICEKSSKVITFIDLAGHEKYLKTTVFGMTGHLPDFCMLMVGSNAGIVGMTKEHLGLALALNVPVFVVVTKIDMCPANILQETLKLLQRLLKSPGCRKIPVLVQNKDDVIVTASNFSSERMCPIFQISNVTGENMELLKMFLNLLSSRTCYRDDQPAEFQIDDTYSVPGVGTVVSGTTLRGLIRLNDTMLLGPDPLGSFIPIAVKSIHRKRMPVKEVRGGQTASFALKKIKRSSIRKGMVMVSPRLNPQATWEFEAEILVLHHPTTISPRYQAMVHCGSIRQTATILSMNRDCLRTGDKASVHFRFIKTPEYLHCDQRLVFREGRTKAVGTITKLLQSTNNLPSNSKPPQIKMQSTKKMLIRKEDGTTATGDEGLSIAHLMGTSMTQGEGEEDPQLKEGNKENKPKTGGGGRRRGGQRHKGKGPNISAAAASTSATGGS, from the exons ATGGCATCAATTGCAGCGTCGGTGCATGAGTCGACCTCTGCGCTTGCTGATGCTTTACTCCCCGCGAGCATATTCGCACCTGACCGGGGAGGATGCATGGACGACGCCGGGGATGAGTTCTACGATGACGGGGACGTGGTTAACGGCGAGCCCGAGGACCGACGGATTGACTTCACTAGCAAG ATGGCCCTTGTCAGTCCAAATGGAGAGCAGTATGATTCCTTACTTAACCAGCTAAAGGACAGGATGGGTGAGGGGTCTGGAGAGACCATCTACGTGGTTGGGATTGGTTCAG ATGGTGGTGATTGGGGTCTCAACGAAAAGGACATGGACGCTTCAGAGGCCACCGTGCGATCCATGTGTGCACAGCTGAACTCCGATCTGATTCCTCTCAGGGAACGGACTGAGGCGGAAGGTTTGGTTCGTGACTATTTGATCCGGCGGTGTGTCGGGGAGCTGGACTTCCTGGAGGTCAG GGTGGCAGTGGTAGGGAATGTGGATGCTGGTAAGAGTACTCTACTTGGGGTGTTAACACATGGAGAACTGGATAACGGCAGAGGCTTTGCTCGCCAGAAACTCTTCAGACATAAGCATGAGATGGAGAGTGGCAGGACAAGCAGTGTGGGCAATGATATCCTCGGATTTGACCAAGAGGGACAG GTGGTGAACAAACCAGACAGCCACGGAGGAAGTCTGGATTGGACCAAAATCTGCGAAAAGTCCTCCAAAGTGATCACCTTCATTGATCTGGCTGGGCACGAGAAATACCTCAAGACAACAGTGTTTGGAATGACTGGACACCTTCCAGATTTTTGCATGCTCATG GTTGGTAGTAATGCAGGAATTGTGGGTATGACCAAAGAACATCTGGGCCTGGCTTTGGCCCTGAACGTGCCGGTGTTTGTTGTGGTGACAAAAATTGACATGTGTCCAGCCAACATTCTGCAAG AGACATTAAAGCTGCTTCAGAGGTTGTTGAAGTCCCCTGGCTGTAGAAAAATCCCAGTCCTGGTGCAGAACAAGGACGACGTCATAGTCACTGCATCCAACTTTAGCTCTGAGAG GATGTGTCCCATTTTTCAAATCTCTAACGTGACCGGAGAAAACATGGAGTTGCTCAAGATGTTTCTCAACCTGCTTTCATCAAGGACGTGCTACAGAGACGACCAGCCAGCCGAGTTTCAGATTGACGACACCTACTCTGTACCA GGAGTTGGAACAGTCGTATCAGGAACCACTTTACGTGGTTTAATACGCCTGAACGATACCATGCTACTAGGGCCAGACCCTTTGGGCAGTTTCATTCCCATTGCTGTCAAGTCAATCCACCGCAAGAGAATGCCCGTTAAGGAAGTCCGAGGGGGTCAGACTGCATCGTTTGCGCTTAAAAAG ATCAAGCGTTCATCGATAAGGAAAGGCATGGTGATGGTATCCCCAAGGTTGAACCCACAAGCTACTTGGGAGTTTGAGGCAGAGATTCTTGTTCTACATCATCCAACTACGATATCACCCCGCTACCAGGCTATGG TCCACTGTGGTAGCATAAGGCAGACCGCCACCATACTGTCCATGAATAGAGACTGCTTACGGACAGGGGACAAGGCCTCTGTCCACTTCCGCTTTATTAAGACCCCCGAGTATCTTCATTGTGACCAGCGGCTGGTGTTCAGGGAGGGACGCACCAAGGCTGTAGGGACCATCACAAAG CTCCTGCAGTCCACCAATAATTTGCCGTCAAACTCCAAACCTCCACAGATAAAAATGCAATCCACGAAAAAGATGCTTATCCGAAAAGAAGACGGAACCACGGCAACCGGCGATGAGGGCTTATCGATAGCACACTTAATGGGCACAAGCATGACACAG GGAGAGGGGGAGGAGGACCCTCAGTTAAAGGAGGGCAACAAAGAGAATAAG CCAAAGACTGGAGGAGGtgggagaagaagaggaggtcAGCGACACAAAGGAAAAGGACCAAACATTTCGGCCGCGGCAGCTTCCACATCGGCAACGGGAGGAAGCTAA
- the sgsm3 gene encoding small G protein signaling modulator 3, translated as MSGTYTPAPGGPFSALTPSMWPQDILAKFHQKSNCEQNELKYDEFGFKVNVEETDEPSPWLGTEGSPQRENPQQRLRWQAHLEFTHNHTVGDLTWELIAPVLTRSERLRGLVLGGIPHSMRPQLWMRLSGALQKKRTSEISYKEIIKNSSNEDTSNAKQIEKDLLRTMPTNVCFSTLTSVGVPRLRRVLRALAWLYPDIGYCQGTGMVVSCLLLFMEEEDVLWMMCALIEDLLPPSYFSSTLLGVQTDQRVLRQLIVQYLPALDRLLQEHDIELSLITLHWFLTSFASVVDIRLLLRIWDLLFYQGSIVLFQITLGMLKIKEEELISSENSASIFNTLSDLPSQLRDGPAVLGEAMRLAGNLSQDTLDAHRNKHLAYILNEQAQLNSGNTQLNSNFNKVVRRQSLRRKSTLTSLLFGEDEAEALKSKNIKQTELVAALREAITRTSEHFHCLDPRHSSSELTPDYSMESHQRDHENFLVVSRNRRRRAKALLDFERHDDDELGFRKNDIITIVSQRDEHCWVGELNGLRGWFPAKFVEILDERSKEYSLAGDDSVTEAVTDLARGTLCPALKAIFLHGLKKPSILGGPCHPWLFIEEAASREVERDFNSVYSRLVLCKTYRLDEDGKVLTPEELLYRAVQSVNMSHDIAHIQMDIKFRSLVCVGLNEQVLHLWLEVLCSSMAAVEKWYHPWSFLRSPGWVQIKCELRVLSKFAFSLSQDCELPEQKEEKEQRPLKEGVQDMLVKHHLFSWDIDG; from the exons ATGTCAG GCACGTATACTCCTGCCCCTGGTGGGCCCTTCTCAGCTCTCACTCCAAGCATGTGGCCCCAGGATATTTTAGCCAAGTTCCATCAA AAAAGCAACTGTGAACAGAATGAACTGAAGTATGACGAGTTTGGCTTCAAAGTGAATGTAGAAG AGACGGATGAGCCCAGTCCTTGGCTGGGGACTGAAGGCTCACCACAACGTGAAAACCCTCAACAAAGGTTGCGGTGGCAAGCCCATTTAGAGTTTACGCATAATCACACAGTAGGTGATCTCACATGGGAGCTAATCGCACCAGTCCTTACTCGATCTGAACGCTTACGGGGACTCGTACTGGGCGGCATTCCTCATAGCATGAGACCACAG TTGTGGATGCGTCTATCTGGAGCATTGCAGAAGAAGAGGACATCTGAGATCTCTTACAAAGAAATAATCAAGAACAGCTCAAATGAAGACACCTCCAATGCTAAACAG ATAGAGAAGGACTTGTTGCGGACAATGCCTACCAATGTATGCTTTAGTACCCTAACAAGTGTTGGGGTTCCACGCCTGCGACGGGTACTTCGCGCTTTGGCCTGGCTTTACCCGGATATTGGTTACTGTCAGGGAACTGGCATG GTTGTTTCCTGTCTGTTGCTTTttatggaggaggaggatgtgcTATGGATGATGTGTGCCCTGATTGAAGACCTCCTTCCTCCATCGTACTTCTCCTCCACCCTTTTAGGTGTCCAAACAGACCAAAGGGTGCTTCGCCAGCTCATTGTTCAGTACTTACCAGCCCTTGACCGCCTTTTGCAGGAGCATGACATAG AACTGTCCCTGATAACACTGCACTGGTTCCTGACATCCTTTGCCAGTGTGGTGGACATCCGGTTGCTGCTCAGGATCTGGGACCTGCTTTTCTATCAGGGCTCCATAGTGCTATTTCAAATCACACTGGGCATGCTCAAGATAAAG gaGGAGGAGCTCATATCATCAGAGAATTCTGCatccatttttaacaccctgTCTGACTTACCGAGCCAGTTGAGGGATGGGCCTGCAGTTCTTGGGGAGGCTATGAGGCTGGCAGGGAATCTGTCCCAGGACACGCTTGACGCCCACCGGAACAAGCATCTTGCTTACATCCTAAATGAACAGGCCCAGCTCAACAGTGGAAACACGCAACTCAATTCCAATTTCAACAAG GTGGTGAGGAGACAGTCCTTACGTAGAAAGTCTACCCTTACCTCTCTGCTATTTGGGGAGGATGAGGCCGAAGCGCTCAAGTCTAAAAACATCAAGCAGACTGAGTTGGTTGCGGCCCTTCGAGAGGCAATAACACGCACTTCAGAGCATTTCCACTGTCTCGACCCTCGTCACTCCAGCAGT GAGCTGACCCCTGACTACTCCATGGAGAGCCACCAACGGGACCATGAAAATTTCCTGGTGGTGTCCCGAAACAGACGGAGACGAGCAAAGGCTTTGCTGGATTTTGAGCGACACGATGATGATGAATTGGGCTTCAGGAAGAATGATATCATCACT ATTGTCTCACAGAGGGATGAACACTGCTGGGTTGGAGAGCTCAATGGCCTTCGAG GCTGGTTCCCTGCAAAGTTTGTGGAAATCCTTGATGAAAGAAGTAAAGAG TACTCGTTAGCAGGCGATGACTCTGTAACAGAAGCTGTGACTGATCTTGCCAGAGGGACTCTATGTCCAGCCCTGAAGGCCATTTTTCTGCATGGGCTCAAGAAACCCTCCATTTTGGGTGGGCCATGTCACCCGTGGTTATTTATAGAAGAG GCTGCCAGCAGAGAGGTCGAGAGGGACTTTAATTCTGTCTACTCCAGACTGGTGTTGTGTAAAACCTACAG gTTAGATGAAGATGGGAAGGTGTTGACGCCAGAGGAACTCCTTTACAGA GCAGTGCAGTCAGTCAACATGAGCCATGACATAGCTCACATTCAGATGGATATTAAGTTCAGGTCTCTTGTCTGCGTTGGCCTCAA TGAGCAAGTGTTACACCTATGGCTCGAGGTGCTGTGTTCTAGCATGGCCGCTGTAGAGAAATGGTATCATCCATGGTCATTTCTTCGTAGTCCTGGATGGGTTCAGATCAAATGTGAACTCAG GGTCCTTTCAAAGTTTGCCTTCAGTCTGTCTCAAGATTGTGAATTACCTGAGCAGAAAGag gaaAAGGAGCAGAGGCCACTTAAGGAGGGTGTGCAGGACATGCTGGTGAAACATCATCTCTTCAGCTGGGATATTGATGGCTAG
- the gtpbp1 gene encoding GTP-binding protein 1 isoform X3, with translation MASIAASVHESTSALADALLPASIFAPDRGGCMDDAGDEFYDDGDVVNGEPEDRRIDFTSKMALVSPNGEQYDSLLNQLKDRMGEGSGETIYVVGIGSDGGDWGLNEKDMDASEATVRSMCAQLNSDLIPLRERTEAEGLVRDYLIRRCVGELDFLEVRVAVVGNVDAGKSTLLGVLTHGELDNGRGFARQKLFRHKHEMESGRTSSVGNDILGFDQEGQVVNKPDSHGGSLDWTKICEKSSKVITFIDLAGHEKYLKTTVFGMTGHLPDFCMLMVGSNAGIVGMTKEHLGLALALNVPVFVVVTKIDMCPANILQETLKLLQRLLKSPGCRKIPVLVQNKDDVIVTASNFSSERMCPIFQISNVTGENMELLKMFLNLLSSRTCYRDDQPAEFQIDDTYSVPGVGTVVSGTTLRGLIRLNDTMLLGPDPLGSFIPIAVKSIHRKRMPVKEVRGGQTASFALKKIKRSSIRKGMVMVSPRLNPQATWEFEAEILVLHHPTTISPRYQAMVHCGSIRQTATILSMNRDCLRTGDKASVHFRFIKTPEYLHCDQRLVFREGRTKAVGTITKLLQSTNNLPSNSKPPQIKMQSTKKMLIRKEDGTTATGDEGLSIAPLACVTESQKGEGEEDPQLKEGNKENKPKTGGGGRRRGGQRHKGKGPNISAAAASTSATGGS, from the exons ATGGCATCAATTGCAGCGTCGGTGCATGAGTCGACCTCTGCGCTTGCTGATGCTTTACTCCCCGCGAGCATATTCGCACCTGACCGGGGAGGATGCATGGACGACGCCGGGGATGAGTTCTACGATGACGGGGACGTGGTTAACGGCGAGCCCGAGGACCGACGGATTGACTTCACTAGCAAG ATGGCCCTTGTCAGTCCAAATGGAGAGCAGTATGATTCCTTACTTAACCAGCTAAAGGACAGGATGGGTGAGGGGTCTGGAGAGACCATCTACGTGGTTGGGATTGGTTCAG ATGGTGGTGATTGGGGTCTCAACGAAAAGGACATGGACGCTTCAGAGGCCACCGTGCGATCCATGTGTGCACAGCTGAACTCCGATCTGATTCCTCTCAGGGAACGGACTGAGGCGGAAGGTTTGGTTCGTGACTATTTGATCCGGCGGTGTGTCGGGGAGCTGGACTTCCTGGAGGTCAG GGTGGCAGTGGTAGGGAATGTGGATGCTGGTAAGAGTACTCTACTTGGGGTGTTAACACATGGAGAACTGGATAACGGCAGAGGCTTTGCTCGCCAGAAACTCTTCAGACATAAGCATGAGATGGAGAGTGGCAGGACAAGCAGTGTGGGCAATGATATCCTCGGATTTGACCAAGAGGGACAG GTGGTGAACAAACCAGACAGCCACGGAGGAAGTCTGGATTGGACCAAAATCTGCGAAAAGTCCTCCAAAGTGATCACCTTCATTGATCTGGCTGGGCACGAGAAATACCTCAAGACAACAGTGTTTGGAATGACTGGACACCTTCCAGATTTTTGCATGCTCATG GTTGGTAGTAATGCAGGAATTGTGGGTATGACCAAAGAACATCTGGGCCTGGCTTTGGCCCTGAACGTGCCGGTGTTTGTTGTGGTGACAAAAATTGACATGTGTCCAGCCAACATTCTGCAAG AGACATTAAAGCTGCTTCAGAGGTTGTTGAAGTCCCCTGGCTGTAGAAAAATCCCAGTCCTGGTGCAGAACAAGGACGACGTCATAGTCACTGCATCCAACTTTAGCTCTGAGAG GATGTGTCCCATTTTTCAAATCTCTAACGTGACCGGAGAAAACATGGAGTTGCTCAAGATGTTTCTCAACCTGCTTTCATCAAGGACGTGCTACAGAGACGACCAGCCAGCCGAGTTTCAGATTGACGACACCTACTCTGTACCA GGAGTTGGAACAGTCGTATCAGGAACCACTTTACGTGGTTTAATACGCCTGAACGATACCATGCTACTAGGGCCAGACCCTTTGGGCAGTTTCATTCCCATTGCTGTCAAGTCAATCCACCGCAAGAGAATGCCCGTTAAGGAAGTCCGAGGGGGTCAGACTGCATCGTTTGCGCTTAAAAAG ATCAAGCGTTCATCGATAAGGAAAGGCATGGTGATGGTATCCCCAAGGTTGAACCCACAAGCTACTTGGGAGTTTGAGGCAGAGATTCTTGTTCTACATCATCCAACTACGATATCACCCCGCTACCAGGCTATGG TCCACTGTGGTAGCATAAGGCAGACCGCCACCATACTGTCCATGAATAGAGACTGCTTACGGACAGGGGACAAGGCCTCTGTCCACTTCCGCTTTATTAAGACCCCCGAGTATCTTCATTGTGACCAGCGGCTGGTGTTCAGGGAGGGACGCACCAAGGCTGTAGGGACCATCACAAAG CTCCTGCAGTCCACCAATAATTTGCCGTCAAACTCCAAACCTCCACAGATAAAAATGCAATCCACGAAAAAGATGCTTATCCGAAAAGAAGACGGAACCACGGCAACCGGCGATGAGGGCTTATCGATAGCAC CCTTGGCTTGCGTGACTGAATCTCAAAAGGGAGAGGGGGAGGAGGACCCTCAGTTAAAGGAGGGCAACAAAGAGAATAAG CCAAAGACTGGAGGAGGtgggagaagaagaggaggtcAGCGACACAAAGGAAAAGGACCAAACATTTCGGCCGCGGCAGCTTCCACATCGGCAACGGGAGGAAGCTAA
- the lgals2a gene encoding lectin, galactoside-binding, soluble, 2a — MAGMVIRNMSFKVGQTMTIVGKPLPDATNFALNVGPNEKDITMHINPRFNAHGDENAVVCNSYQEGKWCEEHREGGFPFQLGEEFKITIVFTPTEFQVNLSDGSQIHFPNRMGAEKYSFISFNGDVRVTSFEIK, encoded by the exons ATGGCC GGGATGGTTATTAGGAACATGTCATTCAAGGTTGGCCAGACAATGACAATTGTTGGAAAGCCTCTACCTGATGCTACTAA TTTTGCACTTAACGTTGGCCCAAACGAGAAGGACATTACCATGCACATCAACCCACGTTTCAACGCGCATGGAGATGAGAATGCAGTGGTCTGCAATTCTTACCAGGAAGGCAAATGGTGCGAGGAGCACCGCGAGGGAGGTTTTCCATTCCAGCTGGGGGAGGAGTTCAAG ATCACCATTGTATTCACTCCAACGGAATTCCAGGTCAACTTGTCAGATGGCTCTCAAATCCATTTTCCCAACCGCATGGGTGCAGAAAAATACTCTTTTATTAGCTTCAATGGAGATGTTCGTGTCACCAGTTTTGAGATTAAATAA